A genomic stretch from Mycobacterium cookii includes:
- a CDS encoding ChaB family protein, giving the protein MPKTSKNGKPKKSELPSTLQRSDAAAQRTFAKAHDSAAEQYGSEERAHRVAFSALKHSFEKVGDRWERKPHKGPSDKRAERGGLNNPIPSDEGVDANASKRHLLDIARRLDVRGRSTMAKSELVEAIKNHNRRIRSR; this is encoded by the coding sequence ATGCCGAAGACCAGCAAGAACGGTAAGCCGAAAAAGAGCGAGCTGCCAAGCACCTTGCAACGCTCCGATGCTGCGGCGCAGCGTACGTTCGCCAAAGCGCACGACTCGGCGGCCGAACAGTACGGCAGTGAAGAGCGCGCCCACCGGGTTGCCTTTTCCGCGCTCAAGCACAGCTTCGAAAAAGTCGGGGACCGCTGGGAGCGGAAACCACACAAGGGTCCGTCCGACAAGCGCGCCGAACGCGGCGGCCTGAACAATCCGATCCCGTCAGACGAGGGCGTCGACGCCAACGCCAGCAAACGGCACCTGCTTGACATCGCCCGTCGGCTCGACGTCCGCGGACGGTCGACGATGGCCAAGTCGGAACTGGTTGAGGCGATCAAAAACCACAATCGCCGGATTCGTAGCCGGTAA
- a CDS encoding STAS domain-containing protein has translation MAHRQSELHMRLTAVADSRVLTTVGVLDGTTYRPLRDAIVKAALDEPRSVIVDVTKLTVREEPAWAVFTSARWQVAEWPDIPIGLVCAHENGRNALHRNGITRYVPVCATLESAVRELSADGLRRYRRTARAKLLAKRSSIHRSREMTAQWLTTWSRTDFIYTASAVATELVEVALTETDGDLLLRVETDGSTVSVAVQLIGNGWSGRRRSEKEQVSGLDLVAKMSRHWGRHATAAGNTIWAVVGPENRF, from the coding sequence ATGGCGCACCGCCAGAGCGAGCTGCACATGAGGCTCACCGCTGTCGCCGATTCCCGAGTGCTCACCACCGTTGGCGTGCTGGACGGCACGACCTACCGCCCGCTGCGCGACGCCATCGTCAAGGCTGCGCTCGACGAACCTCGATCCGTGATCGTCGACGTCACCAAGTTGACTGTCCGAGAAGAGCCGGCGTGGGCGGTGTTCACCAGCGCCCGTTGGCAGGTCGCCGAATGGCCGGACATTCCCATCGGGCTGGTGTGTGCCCATGAAAACGGCCGAAACGCTTTGCACCGCAACGGTATAACCCGCTACGTCCCCGTCTGCGCCACGCTGGAATCGGCGGTCAGAGAACTGTCCGCCGATGGACTGCGCCGTTATCGGCGGACCGCCCGCGCCAAGCTGCTGGCGAAAAGAAGCAGCATCCACCGCAGCCGAGAGATGACCGCGCAGTGGCTGACGACATGGTCGAGAACCGACTTCATTTATACGGCGTCCGCCGTGGCGACCGAACTCGTCGAAGTCGCCCTGACCGAGACTGACGGCGACTTGTTGCTTCGCGTGGAAACTGATGGCTCGACCGTTTCGGTGGCCGTACAACTCATCGGCAACGGTTGGTCGGGACGCCGCAGGTCCGAGAAAGAGCAGGTGTCCGGGCTTGACCTGGTCGCAAAAATGAGTCGCCATTGGGGCCGCCACGCTACCGCCGCGGGCAACACGATCTGGGCTGTCGTCGGCCCGGAAAACCGCTTCTAG
- a CDS encoding MarR family winged helix-turn-helix transcriptional regulator, giving the protein MGTSQDAPLGYLLHQAMSTLRPEVMAVLSPLCLSLPEFVCMRMLSMSPGASSAELARLGNVSPQAMNTVLHRLENAQMVSRPASVASGRALPASLTAEGRALLRRAESAVREADARVLANLSGPEQREFKRMLAALSPD; this is encoded by the coding sequence ATGGGAACCTCTCAGGACGCGCCGCTCGGCTACCTGCTGCATCAGGCGATGTCCACACTTCGACCCGAGGTGATGGCGGTGCTCAGCCCGCTTTGCCTGTCGCTGCCCGAATTCGTCTGCATGCGAATGCTTTCCATGAGCCCGGGAGCATCCAGCGCCGAGCTGGCTCGGCTGGGCAATGTCTCACCGCAGGCAATGAACACGGTGTTGCACCGGTTGGAGAACGCACAGATGGTGAGTCGCCCCGCATCGGTCGCATCCGGTCGCGCACTGCCGGCGTCGCTCACCGCCGAAGGTCGAGCTCTGTTGAGACGCGCCGAATCGGCCGTCCGGGAGGCCGACGCCCGCGTGCTGGCCAATCTGTCGGGGCCAGAACAACGCGAATTCAAGCGAATGCTGGCAGCACTGAGCCCTGACTAG
- a CDS encoding class I SAM-dependent methyltransferase, which translates to MTETQKFDFDFDPAYRGEATEFGAGARPPWSLGEPQPEIAALIDQGKIKGDVLDAGCGEAALSLHLAALGHNTVGLDASPTAIQLAKAAAARQGLTTASFAVADITDFDSWPTGSEGRFNTIVDSTLFHSMPVELRDGYQRSIVRAAAPGACYFVLVFAKTDHAGPANPVTEAELRDVVSKYWVIDEVRPARIHGNFGTIDNPDFPHDELRDEANGRKSLPAWLLSAHLP; encoded by the coding sequence ATGACCGAAACACAGAAGTTCGATTTCGATTTCGATCCGGCCTACCGCGGGGAGGCCACCGAGTTCGGGGCGGGAGCTCGACCGCCGTGGAGCCTCGGCGAGCCCCAACCAGAGATCGCGGCGCTGATCGACCAGGGCAAGATCAAGGGCGACGTCCTCGACGCCGGCTGCGGCGAGGCGGCGCTGTCGCTGCACCTTGCGGCGTTGGGCCACAACACCGTTGGGCTCGATGCTTCGCCGACCGCGATCCAGTTGGCCAAGGCCGCCGCCGCCAGGCAGGGGCTGACGACGGCGTCGTTCGCGGTCGCCGACATAACTGACTTCGATAGCTGGCCGACCGGTTCCGAAGGCCGCTTCAACACCATCGTGGACTCCACGTTGTTTCACTCCATGCCCGTCGAGTTGCGCGACGGCTACCAGCGTTCGATCGTCCGCGCCGCTGCACCGGGTGCCTGCTACTTCGTCTTGGTTTTCGCCAAGACCGATCACGCCGGGCCCGCCAACCCGGTGACCGAAGCCGAACTCCGCGACGTCGTCTCGAAGTATTGGGTGATCGACGAGGTCCGGCCGGCCAGGATTCACGGCAACTTCGGCACTATCGATAACCCGGACTTCCCCCACGACGAGCTGCGCGACGAGGCAAACGGGCGCAAATCCCTTCCGGCCTGGTTGCTGTCCGCGCACCTGCCCTGA